The sequence AACCCTCTATGTAAGACTCTAATTTAAATAATGCTATGTGTACATAGAGTCTTACATAGAGGGTTACACGTCTCATTAAATTAGGAAggtaatcaaaattttttttaaaaatatctatattttaaatttataattgtttgtcttgttaaaaaaaaaatattaaaaaatattattattttttattttattgtttattgtgcATTTTTAGGAGTGTCAAAATTGAACTCGACCCGAGTTGATCTGATAATTATCGGTTTAAGGTTGAGGTTTTGAGGTTCAGGTTGGACtagaaatatttgattttattaattttttaacaaaataattaaatacacataataataatcaatatattttatttaaatacatatataatagCTTATATagttctatataatttaaatttgaaagttcaagtgtacaaaatttaaaatatacttactccactaaataaaaattattttttaaaaatcaatgttttaaaaaataattattacatattgaaaatatatgatacaatataaaatatattttttttcaaacatacaatatataaaaatatagtaaatatttcttaattttataaataagtacaatttttttttacaaatttctCAAACCAAATCCGAATAAATCAATAGTGACCCGACTCGAACTCGACTAACCCGATCAACACAAACCtacataatttgattttttattttgtttttattaacaaatataattaattattacaaattataatattaaataaattttaatttaaatatataataataaaatctctcttatatattatttaaattttaaattttaattttaaaaattctaaaatatatttactataAAAAATAGACaattattagttttgttgaacttagtaaataattatattttacaattttataaaataattatttttgttgaactcgataaaattaattctataagtaagtaataaaaaataaaaatatttttgttaaaaagtttttttgagcaagacaaagaattgaaagttgaaaagaaattattaaaaaaatttgagataCTTTCCTAATTTAATAGGATGTGTAACCCTCTATGTAAGACTTTATGTACACATagcattgttttttttttttaaaaatagtctAATTGTACTTTAACAGAATTAaagattaattttaaaaattaacacaACTTAAggccgaattttttttttttattttttttaaaactaaaattcATAACCAACAGTAGATAGtacaattacaagaaaaacgaAGGCATATGGATTATCTGCCTTACACTATCAGACATAGAACCAGTCGATCTAGCTATACTATGAGCCGTCCGGTTCGCTGATCTACGAACAAAAGAAAATGAACAAGTGTGTAGTTCCGAAGCTAGGAATCTACAGTCTTCTACCAACAAACCCAAACTCGAGACATCCAAATCCTTCCTTTGAAGTGCATTGATTACCAGCTGAGCATCAGATTCCACTATCACCTTTGGGAGATGAAGCTCTTTTATCCAGCTTAGAGCCTCTCGAACACCTAGAGCTTCAGCAACTGTCGGGTTAAAAGCTCCatgaaaacatccttggatAGCTGCCTTTACCTCTCCAAATGAGTCTCGAATAACACAACCGTAACCCATACGGGGAGGATTTGTAAAAAATACTGCATCCACATTACATTTTAGAAAATCCCTCGGGGGAGCCTTCCAGTTTGTAGTATTCTGTTGTGCTACTGTTTGCTTCTTACTCACCCTTTCCTAATTTGCCAACCTCCATTGATTATAATAATCCATTGCTGAGTTATATACCAATGTCGCTGGTTTAGAACTACCTTTCCAGATCACTTCATTTCTATTATTTCAAATACTCCACAGAACCATTGCACCATGTTCGATTACCGAATTTCTTTGCGAGTTGATAAAACTTTTCCACCACTCTCGAAACGAACTATCTGCACTAACACTGCTTCCATTCATCGTCAAACTCCAAACACTTCTAGCAAATGGACAATGAACCAACACATGAATACCTGTTTCTGGATGGTTGTTACACATGGGGCACCATTCTAGACAGTTTATGTGTTTGCTTCTTAATTCCATTCTAGTTGGGAGGCAATGAGATAATGTGCGCCATATGAAATTTTTCACTTTTCCAGGAATTTTTAATCTCCAAATCTGTTTCCAATCTACTTCTAAGTCTTGAGCAATCACTTCCGAATTGGAGACAAATAATTTATACCCGCTCTTAACCGTGTATAGCCCATTGTTATTAGCTCCCCATATCCACCGATCCTTTATATCTCGTCTACTCAAAGGAATAGACTGAATCAATCTCACATCATGTGTTACAAAGATATCTTCTAAAATGTCCGAATCCCACCCTCCATTTTCTGAATTTCTCAAAGAATGTACTTTACTGTTCTGCAGATCCTCTTGAGGGCAAACAGTTTCAACATATGGATTGTTCAAATCTGGCAACCACTGATCCCTCCATATATTAGTTTCTTGTCCATTCCGATTCTCCTCCTTGCTCCTTTCCTTATTAGCTCTTGTGTGGCCATTAAACTTCTCCAGATATAACTTGGATTTGCACCTACTTTAGCTTCTAGAAAAGTGGATTGAGGATAATATCTGGCTTTATATATTTGAGCTACTAAGGAGTTGGGATCAGTAACAAGCTTCCAACTTTTCTTTGCCAACAATGCTAGGTTATATGAGTTTATCTTACGAAAACCCAAACCCCCTTCCGCCTTATGTCTCGTTAGGTTTTCCCATTTCATCCACCTTAGACCGCCCCTACTAAGACCTTCCTTACCCCACCAAAAAGAGTTCATCATTCGCTCTAATTCCGCACATAACATCAAAGGGATAAGAAACACACTCATTACATAGGCTGGAAGTGCTTGGACCACTGCTTTAAGGAGAACTTCCTTACCCGCTCTTGACAACCATTTATGTCTCCACCCATGCATTCTCGCTTCCATGTTTTCTCttttagaaaagaaaatacttCCGATTTGTTCCTGCCTATAACCGACGGGACTCCCAGATACTTTCCATGGTCTGAAGTGTATCTCACACCAAATATTTCACAAATATTGTTCTTGTTCTCATTTGGCATATTAGGACTAAAAGAAATAGAAGATTTAGCATAGTTTACCTTTTTCCCTGAAGCCTGCTCATACAATCTGAGGTAATTTTTGACTCGGATACTCTCCTCCTCCGTCGCTCTAAAGAACAAGAAACTATCATCCGCAAAAAATAGATTAGATATTGCTGGAGCATTATGAGCCACCTTAATCCCATGAATATTCCCACTTCTCATTTCTGCTAGAATTAAAGAAGATAGACCCTCTGTGCAAATGAGGAAAAGATAAGGAGAAAGAGGGTCTCCTTGACGAAGGCCTCTCTTTGGAATAATCGGTCCTATCTCATAACCATTGTGGACTACCTTGTAACGCACCAAAGAAACACACTTCATTACGAAATCCACCCATGTTTGTTGGAAACCCAGACGAAGCATCATATTCCTCAAGAACATCCACTCTACCCGATCATATGCCTTAGACATATCAATTTTTAAGGCTGCCCCTCCCCTTTTACCTTGAGTTTTCCTATTCAAATAATGACTGATTTCAAAGGAAATCATAACATTATCCGTTATACTCCTCCCTGGAGTAAAAGCGCTCTGAAAACGTGAAATAATGGAGTTTAACACTCCCTTGAGCCGATTAGCCACCACCTTTGCTACAATCTTGTAAATTACATTACATAAAGAGATAGGCCTGATATCAGATAAAGTCTCCGGACGCTTCTTCTTCGGAATGAGAACAATGGACGTATAATTAATACCTTCAGGAAGATATCCTTTGTTTAAGAATTCCATACAAGCTGTTTTAACATGCACTCCTGTGATTTCCCAGAAATGTTGAAAAAAACCAGGATTCATACCATCCGGTCCAGGAGATTTGTCCTTATGCATTGATTTTAGCGCTGATAGGATCTCTTGTTCCTCATATGGACGAGTAAGCTCTCTGTTTTGGTTTTCATCAATTAGTCTAGAAACATTCGATATAATATAATCATCAATACACCCATCAGTCGAATATAATTCTTGGAAATAAAGTAAAATGAGCTCCTCCATTCCTCTTCCCCAAAAACAAGAGTTCCCTTGATTGTCTTGGAGTTCCATTATTTGATTCTTTATTTTAAGAGATGATGCATAATTGTGAAAAATTTTGGTATtatcatcaccttcctgaagcCAGAAAATCTTCGCCCTCTGTTTCCAGAAACTTTCCTCCTGCGCCAATAATGACGAAAGCCGACTTTTCATCTCTACCAGT comes from Henckelia pumila isolate YLH828 chromosome 4, ASM3356847v2, whole genome shotgun sequence and encodes:
- the LOC140862574 gene encoding uncharacterized protein translates to MASSSSPSLEVEDLYKRLNLEEGSGGITVIAEEDGKKEDVSRVINDGPWTFDQHLLIFKSLELGMNPHQVPLFQVDFWIQVYDLPIGYMSERVARDVGNFLGKFVEADSNNFTGIWRDYMRIRVSMDIRLPIKRRMKLKKIGEEWSWINFKYEKIPTFCFFCGVIGHSDKFCEKLFDYPDKSVEKLYGVWLRAPSRRTPVDITGVTEDMGEKEREWSDQSKIIVETHVVNPSTQDQGRLIIADPKRHRIEDTIEIDHSTNGPQCMEVWHLTGFYSFPERQRRNQSWNLLRMFSNRSSLPWCCIGDFNDLLSQSEKRGRILQPTSLINGFRSAVEESGLEDLGMKGNWFTWERSRGIDFFVEERLDRAMATPIWLNLLLMAEVSNLEVVSSYHNAIFLNIDNRVAHKKKSFCFENAWIIETECKEMVQKGWMIYDEGDIQRRIETCGNHLYKHDENDAQLVEMKSRLSSLLAQEESFWKQRAKIFWLQEGDDNTKIFHNYASSLKIKNQIMELQDNQGNSCFWGRGMEELILLYFQELYSTDGCIDDYIISNVSRLIDENQNRELTRPYEEQEILSALKSMHKDKSPGPDGMNPGFFQHFWEITGVHVKTACMEFLNKGYLPEGINYTSIVLIPKKKRPETLSDIRPISLCNVIYKIVAKVVANRLKGVLNSIISRFQSAFTPGRSITDNVMISFEISHYLNRKTQGKRGGAALKIDMSKAYDRVEWMFLRNMMLRLGFQQTWVDFVMKCVSLVRYKVVHNGYEIGPIIPKRGLRQGDPLSPYLFLICTEGLSSLILAEMRSGNIHGIKVAHNAPAISNLFFADDSFLFFRATEEESIRVKNYLRLYEQASGKKVNYAKSSISFSPNMPNENKNNICEIFGVRYTSDHGKYLGVPSVIGRNKSEVFSFLKEKTWKRECMGGDINGCQERVRKFSLKQWSKHFQPMCKSKLYLEKFNGHTRANKERSKEENRNGQETNIWRDQWLPDLNNPYVETVCPQEDLQNSKVHSLRNSENGGWDSDILEDIFVTHDVRLIQSIPLSRRDIKDRWIWGANNNGLYTVKSGYKLFVSNSEVIAQDLEVDWKQIWRLKIPGKVKNFIWRTLSHCLPTRMELRSKHINCLEWCPMCNNHPETGIHVLVHCPFARSVWSLTMNGSSVSADSSFREWWKSFINSQRNSERVSKKQTVAQQNTTNWKAPPRDFLKCNVDAVFFTNPPRMGYGCVIRDSFGEVKAAIQGCFHGAFNPTVAEALGVREALSWIKELHLPKVIVESDAQLVINALQRKDLDVSSLGLLVEDCRFLASELHTCSFSFVRRSANRTAHSIARSTGSMSDSVRQIIHMPSFFL